GATTCAACATTCCGAAGAGAGTTTTGCCAAGTCGGTGATCCAACCGGGCACGGAAGGATACCTGATGGTGGCGGAAGATACCGAGACCGGGGAAATTGCTGGGACGACGGCGATCGAAGCCGCTATTGGGTTAGATAATCCGTTTTATACCTACCACCTGAGTACCGTGGTCCACTCGTCTCGCCGGCTCAATGTCCATAACGTGGTCAAGGTGCTGACTTTCGGCAATGACTACACCGGCGTGAGTGAGCTTTGTACTTTGTTCCTGCGTCCGGAGTGGCGACAGGGGCTCAATGGCCGCCTGCTGTCTAAGTGTCGTTTCCTGATGATGGCACAGCACCCGGAGCGCTTTGACAAGACGGTGATCGCAGAGATGCGCGGGGTATCGGATGAAGACGGTAATTCCCCGTTCTGGGAATGGCTAAAAGAGCACTTCTTCTCGATTGACTTTACCCTGGCTGACTACCTGACTGGTATCGGCAAGAAGGGCTTTATCGCCGATTTGATGCCAAAGCTGCCGATTTACGTCAACTTGCTCAGTCCCGAAGCCCAGGCGGTGATCGGTGAAGTGCATGAGAAAACCCGCCCGGCACTGCGTCTGCTGGAGAAAGAGGGGTTCACCTGCCGTGGTTATGTCGATATTTTTGATGCCGGCCCGACTGTTGAGTGCGATGTCAGAAATATCGAGTCGGTCCGCCATTCTCAGGTGTGTCGGGTCGAGATCGGCCAACCGGCCGGGCTGGCCGATTGCATTGTCAGCAACACTTCATTTACCCACTTCCGTGCGGTGGTCGACAAGGTTGATGTGCTGGATGGCACCGCGCTGCTTAGCCCTGAGGCGGCTGAGGCGCTGGACGTTAAACAAGGGGATCAGGTGCGCCTGATCGCCCAGTAAAGGAGAACATCATGACTCAATGGATTGCAGGTCGCTGGCTCGCCGGCGAAGGGCAGGCGATGCAGTCGCTCAATCCCTATACCGCTGAAGTGGTGTGGCAGGGCCAGGCCGCAACGGCTGAGCAGGTCGAGCAGGCGGTGTCTGCCGCGAGGGCAGCCCTGGTGGGCTGGCGCAATACCCCGTTTGCCGAGCGCCAGGCGATAGTCGAACGGTTTGCCGAGTTGGTCAAGGCCCACAGCGAGGCCATTGCGGTGGTGATTGCCGAGGAAACCGGCAAGCCGCTGTGGGAGACCCGCACCGAAGCCGGGGCTATGGTCGGCAAGATTGCGATATCGGTGCGCGCTTACCATGAGCGGACCGGCGAGAAGCAGAAAGAGGTGGCAGGTACCCAGGCTGTGCTGCGCCACCGTCCGTTGGGGGTGATGGCCGTCTTCGGGCCTTACAATTTCCCGGGCCATTTGCCTAACGGCCATATTGTGCCGGCGTTACTGGCGGGCAATACCGTGGTGTTCAAACCCTCTGATCTGACGCCAAAAGTGGCCGAGGAAACCATGAAACTGTGGCAGCAGGCCGGGTTACCGGACGGGGTTATTAACCTGGTTCAAGGGACCAGGGAAACCGGCGAAGCCCTTGCCGGCGCGAAAGGAATCGATGGTTTGCTCTTTACCGGCAGTGCCAATACCGGTCACCTACTGCACCGCCAGTTTGCCGGCCAGCCGGGTAAGATGTTGGCACTCGAGATGGGGGGCAACAACCCGATGGTGATCTCCCGCCACTTTGGCGAGCTGGATGCGACTGTCTACACTATTATTCAGTCTGCCTTTATCAGTGCCGGCCAGCGTTGTACTTGTGCCCGACGGCTCTATCTGCCGTCTGGCGAGGAAGGTGATCGTATTTTGGCCCGTTTGATTGAGCTGACCCGGCAAATCCGGGTGGGCGGCCAGTTTGACGAGCCGGCACCATTTATGGGGGCGCAAGTCTCGCTCCAGGCCGCTGACAACATTATCCAGGCCCAGTCACGATTGGTTGAGATGGGCGGCGAGCCGCTACTACCGGCGACCCGTGGCCAGGGGGCGATTGTCACTCCGGGGATCATCGAGGTCAGCCAGATTGCCGAGTTGCCGGATGAAGAATATTTTGGTCCATTGCTGCAAGTTGCCCGCTACGGCGAGCTGGTTGAGGCGGTGGAGAAGGCCAATGATACCCGCTACGGCCTGTCGGCAGGTCTGGTGTCGACCGACGACAGCGAGTGGCAGTATTTTGTCGAGCATATCCGGGCCGGGATCGTTAATCGCAACCGCCAGCTAACGGGAGCCAGTGGCGATGCGCCATTCGGCGGCCCGGGGGCGTCGGGGAACTTACGGCCGAGTGCGTATTACGCGGCAGACTACTGTGCATACCCGATGGCATCGATGGAAGGTGAGAAGCCGGAGTTACCCGCTCAGCTTTCACCGGGTCTCACGCTGTGAGAGCCATCGTCAATCATTCACTAGCCAAAGAGGATAGCGAGCACATGGAAAGGGTAGAGCAACTATTTGAACAGTTATGGCAGGATTATATCCAGCGTCTGTGCCCCTCGGCTGCTCAGGTTCACGATCTGCTGACCGAGGAGGAGCCGCTGCTCAACGACCATATTGCGCTGCGGACATTTAACTTACCGATGGTCGGTCTTGACCGGTTGGCGGCCCCGTTTATCGCGCTTGGTTACAAGCCGTGTGGCCGCTACCACTTCGAGGCCAAAAAGCTGTACGCCGAGCATTTTGAGCATCCCAACCCATTGGCACCCAAAGTGTTTATCAGCGAATTGATGGTCGGCCAGTTTAGCTCCCTGCTGCAGCAAACGGTCAGGGATCTGGTTGAACAGGTGCCCGAGCAGGCCATGCATGATCCAGCCTTTTTGTATGGTGGCCGGTTATGGGACCTGGACTACGCGACCTATGAGTTGCTGGCGGCCGAGAGCGAGTATGCCGGCTGGCTGGCCGCCCATGGCTTTGGTGCCAATCATTTCACCGTCAGCCTCAATCAGCTCGAGCAGTTTACCGAGGTGGCCGAGGTCAATCACCTGCTGCGCCACAACGGGTTTGAAATCAATAGCTCAGGCGGTGAGGTCAAGGGGAGCCCCGAGGTGATGTTGGAGCAGTCGTCGACCATGGCAGATAGGGTAGAGGTCGGTTTTACCGATGGTGTCTATACCATTCCCGGCGGCTTCTATGAGTTTGCCAAGCGTTACCCTAAGGAAGACGGTGAGCTGTATTCCGGTTTTGTTGAGGCGTCAGCTGACAAGATCTTCGAAAGTACCGATGTAAACTGACGCTGTCGTACTCGCAGCGGTTAGTGTAAGCCCTAGCGCCTGTGGCCTCCGTGGTCGCAGGCTTGTTCTATGGACTGCACTAATGCTTGAAACTGTCGAGTGGGTAGCCCAGGTGCGTTTCTGGCGGATAGCGTTTCACCCTTTCGTGCTGCTCGAGATAGTGGCGGCTGTCACTGAACCCGGTCATTTCGATGGTATCTGGAAGCGGTGAAATGACCCCGCGCTGTACGTGGTGAGAGCTGTGTGGCGAATAGCGTTCGATATCCATACCGGTATTCCATTACAGGTGATGAGGGTTGATATGCACAATGTAGCATTGGACGGAATAGATACAAGCATAAAAACAGTGATGCACTAGACACTAATGCTGTGTAAGTATGAAAAGGGTTGGCGAACGGCAATAAAAAAGCCGCATGATGCGGCTTTTGGGGATCGACTTGTTTCAACGGGTTGCTTAGCGCGTACCGTAAACAACAATGGTTTTACCATGGGCGGAGATCAGGTTCTGCTCTTCCAGCATCTTCAAAATGCGGCCCACAGTTTCGCGGGAACAGCCAACAATCTGGCCGATTTCCTGGCGGGTGATCTTGATCTGCATACCGTCTGGGTGAGTCATTGCATCTGGCTGTTTGGCCAGGTTCAATAGCGTCTGTGCGATACGGCCGGTAACATCCAAGAACGCCAAGTCACCGACTTTCTGGCTGGTCACCTGAAGGCGGCTTGCCATCTGTGCTGACAGGCGCATCAGGATATCCGGGTTGACCTGGATAAGCTGGCGGAATTTCTTGAACGAAATTTCTGCGACTTCACAAGGGGTCTTGGCACGAACCCATGCGGTACGCTCCTGGCCTTCTTCGAATAGGCCTAATTCACCGATGAAGTCACCTTGGTTTAGGTAAGACAGGATCATTTCCTTACCTTCTTCATCCTTGATCAGGACCGCAACAGAACCTTTGACGATGTAGTAGAGCGTCTCTGCTTTTTCACCCGCGTGGATCAAAGTACTCTTTGATGGGTATTTATGAATGTGGCAATGGGAAAGAAACCACTCTAGAGTTGGATCTGTTTGAGGTTTACCTGGAACCATATTACTAACTTCCTCTGCGTTTGTTGCCCAACAACGACGTCCTTCAAAATGAGGCTGGGCCTAATCATAATTAGCTCGTCGTTTAGGATATTCAGTCAACCGCTGGGCTGCAAGCTCACGTGAATAATTAGTTCAGATTTTATCTTTTTTCGGCGCGCTTTTCTTGATATTGATCTATCTGAAAAGGCCATTTTGTAGTCATAAGTGTGCACATGATCACACAGTTGCTAGATAGTGCCAAAAGCCCCTAAAAGTTGTAAGGAGAAAGCAATGCAATCACGAGTGAAATGGGTCGAGAATATGACCTTTCTAGGACAGTCAAATTCTGGCCACAGCGTGGTTATGGACGGTAACGGTGGCGAAAAAGCACCGAGTCCGATGGAGTTGGTGTTGATGGCTGCAGGCGGGTGTAGCTCGGTGGATGTGGTTGACGGTCTCAAGTCGGCGGGGCAGAAAATTACCGGTTGCGAAGCGCAGATCTCCTCGGTTCGGCGCGAGCAGGCCCCGCGTATTTTTACCACGGCCAACTTGCATTTCGTCGTTACCGGAGAAAACTTGGATGAAGCCGTTGTGGCCAAGATGGTGACAGACTCGCTGGAAAAATACTGCTCGGTATGCCTGATGTTGGGGGAAGGGGTCGAGATGACCCATTCGTATGAGGTGGTAGAAGAGTAATACTGCGGCAAAAGATGGCGATGGGCCAGGGGCAGAGTAAAATCCCGCCTATCGCCTATCGCCTATCGCCTATCGCCTATCGCCTATCGCCTATCGCCTATCGCCTATCGCCTATCGCCTATCGCCGCTCTTACCCGATCTTCCCCGTATCAATCAGCTGCTGGATCAGCGGCCGCATGATGAGCTCCATCGCGAAGCTCATCTTGCCGCCGGGTACCACTAGGGTGTTGTGGCGCGACATAAACGAGCCCTGAATCATCGACAGCAGGTAGGGGAAGTCGACATTTTTGATCCCGCGGAAGCGGATCACCACGAAGCTTTCATCCAGGCTCGGGATCCCCTTGGCACTGAGGGGGTTGGAGGTATCGACCGTTGGTACTCGCTGAAAGTTGATATGAGTACGGGAAAACTGCGGGGTGATGTAATTGAGGTAGTCATCCATCGAGCGCACGATAGACTCCATTACCGCCTCGCGGGAGTGGCCGCGATCCCGGGTGTCCCTGACAATTTTCTGGATCCACTCGAGGTTGACGATAGGCACCATGCCGATAAGTAGGTCGACATGCTGGGCGGCATTGACCTCGCCATCAACCACCCCGCCGTGTAGCCCTTCATAGAACAGCAGGTCGGTATTTTCTGGCAGGGTCTGCCAAGGCGTGAACGTGCCTGGCATCTGGTTGTACGGCACGGCTTCGTCAAACGTGTGCAGGTAACGGCGGAACTGGCCGCTGCCGTCTTCGCCGTACTGGCGGAAGAAAGTCTCCAGCAGCGGGAAGTCGTTGGCCTGGGGCCCGAAATAGCTGATATGGCGGCCTTGCTCTTTGGCCTTGCGGATTTCGACGTCCATTTCCGGACGGGTGAAGCGGTGAAAACTGTCGCCTTCAAGCCAGGCAGCATTGATGCCCATCATATTGAACATCTTACGGAATGCTTCGGAGGTGGTAGACGTACCCGCCCCCGAGGACCCTGTTACTGCAATAATGGGGTGTTTTGCAGACATGACAAACCCTGTCGTTAACATTAACGGAAAGAGTTATTAACAGGGCTGGGCGGCAAGGTCAAGCCGGGATGTCAAAAATGCAGGGTCGACAGAATTTGCGAGGGGTTAGCGGTGACCCAACTGGCGTTTGGATTTGATGTCGATGGTTTCATGCAGTTCCGAGTAAACGATCACCGCCTCGCCGCTTTCCAATTGCTGGCGCACCCTGGCTACCTTGGCGGCCAGTGACAGCTCGCGTTCACCGTAGTCGGTCCCTTCGCGCAAGACGAAATGTTCGATGAGGTTGGTCAGGGTTTCGGGATCAATGTCTTGCCAAGGGATATTCATAACGGCACTTTTTCTGTTGCAGACGATACGACGATTATATTGGCAAATACATCAGTTGTAGAGGGATAAGAGCGGTTCTAAGGCTCTGAGGTTCTATGGCCCTATGGGTTAAAGCCTGAAATATTAGAAAGTTAAAGGTTTGACACAGGCTGTCGGCTTTAAGATTCTGTTTGCAGGACCCAGAGTTTCACTCCTGAACTAGGAGCTAGAACCTAGGATTTTGTGAAACCACGCTGGCACTGTCTTCTCCAGCCAGAAGTCCGGTTGGCGCCACGAACCGGTGACGAAGCCGACATGGCCGCCGTACTGGTACAGATCATATCGGATATGGGGGGGAAGCGGGTCGGTGGGGATCACGGCCTCGGTCATGAACGGGTCGTCCTTGGCGTGGATCACCCGCAACGGGATGGCGACATCGCCCAGTCGGGGCAGCCCGCTGCAGCGCTGGTAGTAATCGGCGGCATCCTTGAAGCCGTGCAGCGGCGCGGTGACGAACTCGTCGAATTGCCACAGGGTGTCGAGCTGTTTGGCATCATCGCCCGAGAGAGGCATCGCATCGGGCAGGGCGGCGATCTTCCGCCCCAGGTTGCGCTTCATCGAGCCAAGTAGGTACTGCTGGTAGACTTTGGAGAAGCCTTGCTGGATCCGCTCCGAGCAGGCAGCTAGATCCAGCGGGGGAGAAATCACCTGGGCGGCCGTAAGCTGCGAGTGGTCGCCACTTTCGGCTAGGTAGTTGACCAACATATTGCCACCGAGCGAGACCCCGACGGCAAAGAAAGGGCGCCCGGGGAGTTGCTGGCGCAGCCACTGGATGAAAAAGCGGGCATCGCTGGTTTCCCCCGAATGGTAGCCGCGTGGCTTGCG
This Photobacterium gaetbulicola Gung47 DNA region includes the following protein-coding sequences:
- a CDS encoding hypothetical protein (COG3089) → MNIPWQDIDPETLTNLIEHFVLREGTDYGERELSLAAKVARVRQQLESGEAVIVYSELHETIDIKSKRQLGHR
- a CDS encoding succinylglutamic semialdehyde dehydrogenase (COG1012), producing the protein MTQWIAGRWLAGEGQAMQSLNPYTAEVVWQGQAATAEQVEQAVSAARAALVGWRNTPFAERQAIVERFAELVKAHSEAIAVVIAEETGKPLWETRTEAGAMVGKIAISVRAYHERTGEKQKEVAGTQAVLRHRPLGVMAVFGPYNFPGHLPNGHIVPALLAGNTVVFKPSDLTPKVAEETMKLWQQAGLPDGVINLVQGTRETGEALAGAKGIDGLLFTGSANTGHLLHRQFAGQPGKMLALEMGGNNPMVISRHFGELDATVYTIIQSAFISAGQRCTCARRLYLPSGEEGDRILARLIELTRQIRVGGQFDEPAPFMGAQVSLQAADNIIQAQSRLVEMGGEPLLPATRGQGAIVTPGIIEVSQIAELPDEEYFGPLLQVARYGELVEAVEKANDTRYGLSAGLVSTDDSEWQYFVEHIRAGIVNRNRQLTGASGDAPFGGPGASGNLRPSAYYAADYCAYPMASMEGEKPELPAQLSPGLTL
- a CDS encoding putative phosphoribulokinase (COG3954), yielding MSAKHPIIAVTGSSGAGTSTTSEAFRKMFNMMGINAAWLEGDSFHRFTRPEMDVEIRKAKEQGRHISYFGPQANDFPLLETFFRQYGEDGSGQFRRYLHTFDEAVPYNQMPGTFTPWQTLPENTDLLFYEGLHGGVVDGEVNAAQHVDLLIGMVPIVNLEWIQKIVRDTRDRGHSREAVMESIVRSMDDYLNYITPQFSRTHINFQRVPTVDTSNPLSAKGIPSLDESFVVIRFRGIKNVDFPYLLSMIQGSFMSRHNTLVVPGGKMSFAMELIMRPLIQQLIDTGKIG
- a CDS encoding hypothetical protein (COG1765); amino-acid sequence: MQSRVKWVENMTFLGQSNSGHSVVMDGNGGEKAPSPMELVLMAAGGCSSVDVVDGLKSAGQKITGCEAQISSVRREQAPRIFTTANLHFVVTGENLDEAVVAKMVTDSLEKYCSVCLMLGEGVEMTHSYEVVEE
- a CDS encoding hypothetical protein (COG0743), whose amino-acid sequence is MRAIVNHSLAKEDSEHMERVEQLFEQLWQDYIQRLCPSAAQVHDLLTEEEPLLNDHIALRTFNLPMVGLDRLAAPFIALGYKPCGRYHFEAKKLYAEHFEHPNPLAPKVFISELMVGQFSSLLQQTVRDLVEQVPEQAMHDPAFLYGGRLWDLDYATYELLAAESEYAGWLAAHGFGANHFTVSLNQLEQFTEVAEVNHLLRHNGFEINSSGGEVKGSPEVMLEQSSTMADRVEVGFTDGVYTIPGGFYEFAKRYPKEDGELYSGFVEASADKIFESTDVN
- a CDS encoding putative arginine/ornithine succinyltransferase (COG3138), coding for MLVIRPITAADLPALLQCAQESGHGFTSLPVNEEILANRIQHSEESFAKSVIQPGTEGYLMVAEDTETGEIAGTTAIEAAIGLDNPFYTYHLSTVVHSSRRLNVHNVVKVLTFGNDYTGVSELCTLFLRPEWRQGLNGRLLSKCRFLMMAQHPERFDKTVIAEMRGVSDEDGNSPFWEWLKEHFFSIDFTLADYLTGIGKKGFIADLMPKLPIYVNLLSPEAQAVIGEVHEKTRPALRLLEKEGFTCRGYVDIFDAGPTVECDVRNIESVRHSQVCRVEIGQPAGLADCIVSNTSFTHFRAVVDKVDVLDGTALLSPEAAEALDVKQGDQVRLIAQ
- a CDS encoding cAMP-regulatory protein (COG0664), producing the protein MVPGKPQTDPTLEWFLSHCHIHKYPSKSTLIHAGEKAETLYYIVKGSVAVLIKDEEGKEMILSYLNQGDFIGELGLFEEGQERTAWVRAKTPCEVAEISFKKFRQLIQVNPDILMRLSAQMASRLQVTSQKVGDLAFLDVTGRIAQTLLNLAKQPDAMTHPDGMQIKITRQEIGQIVGCSRETVGRILKMLEEQNLISAHGKTIVVYGTR
- a CDS encoding putative hydrolase (COG0429) translates to MTMAFHPAKGLANPHLQTLLPRFLRRRPLFMPLTQRIETPDGDFLDLAWTAPAADCLPRQPVLILFHGLEGSFHSPYANGLLHAAKQQGWLGVMMHFRGCSGELNRKPRGYHSGETSDARFFIQWLRQQLPGRPFFAVGVSLGGNMLVNYLAESGDHSQLTAAQVISPPLDLAACSERIQQGFSKVYQQYLLGSMKRNLGRKIAALPDAMPLSGDDAKQLDTLWQFDEFVTAPLHGFKDAADYYQRCSGLPRLGDVAIPLRVIHAKDDPFMTEAVIPTDPLPPHIRYDLYQYGGHVGFVTGSWRQPDFWLEKTVPAWFHKILGSSS